A stretch of Vibrio sp. B1FLJ16 DNA encodes these proteins:
- a CDS encoding ParB/RepB/Spo0J family partition protein, translating to MALKTSELNAKLFGKTNKRRVATPQEAQTAAKEKAQSIELAVAGENTVQFELVRIPADRVESETTVFVDNAREQSFLNEHALSDVLVTLKERGQQYPAVGRRTQDGKIEVLDGSRRRKSCILAEKDFLVYVGDNINSNHAKFLSDVANAHKPLSLYEKGKEMQAKLDSGEAEDQKALAKMFQCSEALVSGALKAAALPLELLQAYPNVGDLGRPTIVKLHKQFSNLSPEHQQNLLDKCRTSEGYLWQRSTAQGVARLTKEVTESLENWITELAPVKPAQKSEKVDLIKGRASYSRKGSNLALNLKKVDDNLMDEILAFVHSKLQ from the coding sequence ATGGCTTTAAAAACGTCTGAATTGAACGCAAAATTATTCGGCAAAACAAATAAACGCCGTGTCGCAACGCCGCAAGAGGCTCAAACGGCTGCAAAAGAAAAAGCTCAGTCTATTGAGTTGGCTGTTGCTGGTGAGAATACGGTTCAGTTTGAACTAGTACGTATACCTGCCGACAGGGTGGAGTCTGAAACGACGGTTTTCGTTGATAACGCCCGTGAGCAATCTTTCCTTAATGAGCATGCTCTATCGGATGTTTTGGTGACGTTAAAGGAGCGTGGTCAGCAATATCCGGCTGTGGGGCGTCGTACTCAGGATGGTAAAATTGAAGTTTTAGATGGTAGCCGTCGTCGTAAGTCTTGTATCTTAGCGGAAAAAGACTTCTTGGTTTATGTTGGTGACAATATTAACTCGAACCACGCGAAGTTTCTGTCTGATGTAGCAAATGCCCATAAACCGCTGTCTCTTTACGAAAAAGGTAAAGAGATGCAGGCAAAGTTGGACAGTGGTGAAGCTGAAGACCAGAAAGCGCTGGCTAAAATGTTCCAGTGTAGTGAAGCGCTGGTAAGCGGAGCATTAAAAGCCGCTGCATTACCGTTAGAATTGCTGCAAGCTTACCCGAATGTCGGCGATTTGGGTCGTCCGACGATAGTGAAACTACATAAGCAGTTCTCTAATTTATCGCCAGAACACCAACAAAACTTGCTAGATAAATGTCGTACCAGTGAAGGTTATCTGTGGCAGCGCAGTACAGCACAAGGTGTTGCTCGTCTGACTAAAGAAGTCACGGAAAGTCTGGAAAACTGGATTACAGAGTTGGCTCCGGTTAAACCGGCGCAAAAATCGGAAAAAGTCGATCTGATAAAAGGCCGTGCGAGCTACAGCCGCAAAGGCAGCAATCTTGCTCTAAATTTGAAAAAGGTTGATGATAATCTGATGGACGAAATACTTGCTTTTGTTCATAGCAAATTGCAGTAA
- a CDS encoding GNAT family N-acetyltransferase: MHTQSEFLSLLQQQAHQSFQRIGVVIKGDAVWQDSLIKGFSSTQQEQRWFCVGQSLPDNAYCVSAKQGQMLLGRECDVLLFDTRTCFDANSFTAALGSLVGGGMLVVLISENETENYAEQWMHTQWQNLLVVEQNRPLPPRPELIPAYAAAQFSEQAKAVVAVEKVVTGHRKRPLVLTADRGRGKSSALGIACANLLNTKALRVIITAPSIKAVEPVYEHALRILSSGSRLRKDRLESGQGFIQFIAPDELLASLPECDLLLVDEAAAIPVPMLQQITEQYHRLVFSSTIHGYEGCGRGFTLKFVDWLNTKRPGMSTCHLQQPIRWSDSDPLEKWVYEAFLLNTELDNSVTELDDSILLRKVDKKELIDNPGLLRQCFALLINAHYQTSPNDLLHLLHDQSSSIYVAQINNHLVGVILAVEEGVLDENIIHDIQLGKRRPPGHLVPVTIINQLGMPEVGKLSTLRIMRIAVHPQLQRKGVGQMMLSQLEQSLPPHVSYLSTSFGLTEELFQFWFRFGYQPIRLGTKRDASSGCYSLLMVRQLTRKPQIWIDHAEELWHELLIKSASQIYTKLEPSLLRGLVSSYVSTTELSSNQLTLIQSYSLGGSSYESVFIWLQQWLLKQGVASASDLMICKLFLSYDWESCAKQFGLTGRKHVEQRIRNEVQQLWQQFTL; encoded by the coding sequence ATGCACACACAATCTGAGTTTCTTTCTCTTCTGCAACAACAAGCTCATCAATCTTTCCAGCGAATCGGCGTGGTTATAAAAGGAGATGCTGTTTGGCAAGACTCGCTTATTAAGGGTTTTTCAAGCACTCAGCAAGAACAGCGTTGGTTTTGTGTCGGTCAGTCTTTACCAGACAATGCTTATTGCGTGTCTGCTAAACAGGGGCAAATGTTACTTGGCAGAGAGTGCGATGTGTTGCTATTTGATACGCGTACCTGCTTTGATGCAAACAGTTTTACCGCTGCGCTCGGATCATTAGTCGGCGGTGGTATGTTGGTTGTTCTCATCAGTGAAAACGAGACTGAAAACTACGCCGAACAATGGATGCATACTCAATGGCAGAACTTACTTGTCGTCGAGCAAAACCGCCCATTACCGCCACGCCCTGAACTAATCCCCGCTTATGCTGCTGCTCAGTTCTCTGAGCAGGCAAAAGCCGTCGTCGCTGTAGAAAAAGTTGTAACCGGGCATCGCAAAAGGCCACTCGTTTTAACGGCTGACCGGGGCCGGGGGAAAAGCAGCGCACTCGGAATTGCATGCGCGAACTTATTAAATACAAAAGCGCTCAGAGTGATAATTACTGCGCCTTCGATAAAAGCAGTCGAGCCGGTATATGAGCATGCGCTGCGTATACTCAGTAGTGGTTCACGATTACGGAAAGACAGACTGGAATCAGGACAGGGTTTCATCCAGTTTATTGCTCCGGATGAGTTGCTTGCTTCACTTCCTGAATGCGACTTACTGCTTGTCGATGAGGCTGCAGCTATCCCTGTCCCTATGCTTCAGCAAATAACTGAGCAATATCACCGTCTAGTATTTTCCAGTACCATTCATGGATATGAGGGATGTGGTCGTGGATTTACGCTTAAGTTTGTCGATTGGTTAAATACGAAAAGACCAGGGATGAGTACATGTCACCTCCAACAGCCAATCCGCTGGAGTGATAGTGACCCGCTTGAGAAGTGGGTGTATGAAGCTTTTTTACTGAATACCGAGCTTGATAATTCGGTGACAGAGTTAGACGATAGTATTCTGTTAAGAAAGGTCGATAAGAAAGAGTTGATAGATAATCCCGGTTTGCTGCGTCAGTGTTTTGCATTGCTGATTAATGCACATTACCAGACCTCGCCGAATGATTTACTGCACCTTTTGCATGACCAAAGTAGCTCCATTTATGTCGCACAAATAAATAACCATCTCGTTGGTGTAATACTTGCGGTTGAAGAGGGAGTGTTAGATGAAAATATCATTCACGATATCCAGCTTGGAAAGCGTCGACCGCCGGGGCATTTAGTCCCCGTTACTATCATTAATCAGCTTGGTATGCCTGAGGTTGGCAAACTGTCTACGCTTCGAATTATGCGTATTGCTGTTCACCCGCAATTACAGCGTAAAGGGGTGGGACAGATGATGTTGTCTCAGCTCGAACAGTCCCTTCCTCCTCACGTTTCGTATCTTTCCACCAGCTTTGGGCTGACTGAAGAGCTTTTCCAATTCTGGTTTCGTTTTGGTTATCAACCTATTCGTCTTGGAACTAAGCGGGACGCTTCAAGTGGATGTTACTCTCTATTGATGGTTAGGCAGTTAACTCGTAAACCACAAATATGGATAGACCATGCAGAAGAGCTATGGCACGAGTTACTGATTAAGAGTGCCTCTCAGATTTATACCAAACTTGAGCCTTCGTTGTTGAGAGGTTTAGTATCATCTTACGTTTCCACTACGGAGTTGTCTTCGAACCAACTTACCCTGATTCAAAGTTATTCTCTGGGTGGCAGTAGCTATGAGTCCGTTTTTATTTGGCTACAGCAGTGGTTGCTTAAACAAGGTGTAGCATCTGCGTCAGACTTAATGATCTGCAAACTTTTCCTCAGTTATGATTGGGAGTCTTGCGCAAAACAGTTCGGTTTGACTGGACGCAAACACGTTGAGCAGCGAATAAGAAATGAGGTACAACAGCTTTGGCAGCAATTTACACTGTAA
- a CDS encoding DUF3283 family protein — MSFNLSLLPPDEKNRIELDKQASFLVWKLREAKSGPEAIEEQLSKINDADEKAFFQQSVEKYKRVMGVA, encoded by the coding sequence ATGTCGTTTAATCTATCCCTATTGCCGCCTGACGAAAAAAACAGAATCGAACTGGATAAGCAAGCTTCGTTTTTGGTTTGGAAACTCAGAGAGGCCAAATCTGGTCCGGAAGCGATAGAAGAACAACTGTCTAAGATTAACGATGCTGATGAAAAAGCGTTTTTCCAGCAATCGGTTGAAAAGTACAAGCGAGTAATGGGTGTCGCGTAA
- a CDS encoding transcriptional regulator gives MKLNSWQDQISHWYESQKHDQVEALEAILYRAPDCVFGPELTSQQSKALSCWLDGCLRVFEGVRYRDPHKSYQILLYASTKLEQAACTLVNDILIKDWCLKRLQHLTVLALEFCNQQDDQDQWQDQANNLINSHVTLMRSLNWNETGKHDQGVFH, from the coding sequence GTGAAACTCAACAGTTGGCAAGATCAGATTTCACACTGGTACGAATCCCAGAAGCATGATCAAGTAGAAGCACTAGAGGCAATCTTATATCGAGCTCCGGATTGCGTGTTTGGGCCCGAACTTACAAGTCAACAGAGCAAAGCCCTCTCCTGCTGGCTGGATGGGTGCTTAAGAGTATTTGAAGGTGTCAGATACCGCGACCCGCACAAGAGCTATCAAATCTTGCTCTACGCCAGCACAAAGCTCGAGCAGGCGGCTTGCACACTTGTAAATGATATTCTGATTAAAGACTGGTGCCTAAAGCGTCTTCAGCATTTAACGGTTCTTGCGTTGGAGTTTTGTAATCAGCAAGACGATCAGGATCAGTGGCAAGATCAAGCAAATAACTTGATCAATTCACATGTCACCTTAATGCGATCATTAAATTGGAATGAAACTGGGAAGCATGATCAAGGAGTTTTCCATTAG
- a CDS encoding peptide ABC transporter substrate-binding protein: MDLKKHSTALIISSLLTPFLCGSALADSLPEGVQLASEQYLVRANDAEAATLDPAKAEGMPEMHILRDLFEGLVIQDREGNIIPGVAESWETKDNQTFTFKLRQNAKWSNGDPVTAEDFIFALRRAVDPQLASPNVWYLKMTGIKNIADVAEGKKPIEDLGVTAPDKYTLRFELDSKVPYFVAMTGHTSMMPVHKDTVEKSDKPWSDPKQFVGNGAFVLDEWVVNERIELVKNPNYWDAANTHLTKVTYIPFENQNASINRYVVGEVDITSDVPTHMANKLEQDYQDAYTVVPLLCTYYYAFNTTRPPFDDARVRQAVSYSIMRDVITKGVTQVGNLPAYTFVHQYTAGFEATQPDFSKWTQQQRDEKARQLLAEAGYGSDKPLDFKLLYNTSESNKAIAVAIASMLNKNLGANVELENQEWKSYLVSRKQGNFDVMRASWCGDYNEASTFLSLLRSDSSGNFARYNSKEYDKAMDNALATTDEKKRQAYYDQAEQLITADTPISPIYYYMQARLVRPNVGGFAKNNVEGRIYSKDLYIKK; the protein is encoded by the coding sequence ATGGATTTAAAAAAACACTCGACGGCACTCATTATATCTTCCCTGTTAACCCCTTTTCTTTGTGGCTCAGCGCTGGCTGATTCATTGCCGGAAGGCGTACAGTTAGCTTCGGAGCAGTATCTGGTGCGTGCAAATGATGCAGAAGCTGCAACGCTCGATCCAGCCAAGGCAGAAGGCATGCCGGAAATGCACATCTTGAGAGACCTGTTTGAGGGTCTGGTGATCCAAGATCGCGAAGGTAATATCATCCCTGGCGTGGCGGAATCCTGGGAAACGAAAGATAACCAAACTTTTACTTTTAAGCTGCGACAAAACGCGAAATGGTCTAACGGCGATCCGGTGACCGCTGAGGATTTCATTTTCGCTCTGAGACGTGCTGTTGATCCACAGTTGGCGTCGCCAAATGTTTGGTACCTCAAGATGACAGGCATAAAGAATATTGCGGATGTTGCAGAAGGCAAAAAGCCGATTGAAGATTTAGGCGTCACTGCGCCAGATAAATATACTTTGCGCTTTGAGTTAGACAGTAAGGTCCCGTATTTTGTGGCGATGACTGGCCACACCTCAATGATGCCCGTGCACAAAGATACGGTTGAAAAGAGTGATAAACCATGGAGCGACCCTAAACAATTTGTCGGTAACGGTGCATTTGTTCTGGATGAATGGGTTGTGAATGAGCGAATCGAACTAGTGAAAAATCCTAATTACTGGGATGCTGCCAATACGCATCTTACTAAGGTGACATACATTCCTTTCGAAAACCAAAATGCTTCAATTAACCGTTATGTAGTCGGAGAAGTGGATATCACTTCTGATGTACCGACTCACATGGCAAACAAACTAGAACAAGATTATCAGGACGCATATACCGTAGTACCATTACTTTGTACTTATTACTACGCATTCAATACTACCCGTCCACCGTTTGATGATGCCCGAGTCCGCCAAGCGGTTTCGTATTCAATCATGCGTGATGTGATCACTAAAGGTGTCACGCAAGTAGGGAACTTACCGGCGTACACCTTTGTCCATCAGTATACGGCTGGTTTTGAGGCTACACAGCCGGACTTCAGTAAATGGACACAACAGCAGCGTGATGAAAAAGCCCGTCAGCTTTTGGCTGAAGCCGGTTACGGAAGTGACAAGCCACTGGATTTTAAATTGCTTTATAACACCAGTGAGTCGAACAAAGCCATCGCGGTAGCTATAGCTTCTATGTTAAATAAAAACCTGGGCGCGAACGTAGAGTTAGAAAATCAGGAATGGAAGTCTTACTTAGTATCCCGTAAGCAAGGTAACTTTGATGTGATGCGTGCTTCCTGGTGTGGTGATTACAACGAAGCCTCTACTTTCTTGAGTCTGTTACGCTCGGACTCATCTGGAAACTTTGCGCGCTACAACAGTAAAGAATACGACAAGGCAATGGACAATGCGCTCGCGACAACAGACGAGAAAAAGCGACAGGCGTACTATGACCAGGCTGAACAATTGATTACGGCTGACACACCTATTTCACCTATTTACTACTACATGCAGGCGCGGCTGGTTCGTCCTAATGTTGGCGGCTTTGCGAAAAACAACGTAGAAGGTCGTATTTACTCGAAAGACCTCTATATCAAAAAGTAA
- a CDS encoding ParA family protein, whose product MKREKTIENLLELAELTQQVQADRIEIVLEERSDNYFPPMSKAMMETRSGLTRRKLDDAINKMETAGHQFTKNNANHYSITLEEAHMLMDAAEVPKFHERKKSTGNKPWIINVQNQKGGTGKSMTAVHLAACLALNLDKRYRICLIDLDPQGSLRLFLNPQISVAEHDNIYSAVDIMLGNVPDGVEIDREFLHKNVMLPTQYPNLKSISAFPEDAMFNAEAWQTLSEDPSLDIVRLLKEQLIDKIADDFDIIMIDTGPHVDPLVWNAMYASNALLIPCAAKRLDWASTVNFFQHLPTVYEMFPEDWNGLEFVRLMPTMFEDDNKKQVSVLTEMNYLLGDQVMMATIPRSRAFETCADTYSTVFDLTVSDFEGGKKTLATAQDAVHKSSLELERVLHSNWPSLNQG is encoded by the coding sequence ATGAAAAGAGAAAAAACGATTGAAAACCTTCTTGAGTTAGCCGAGCTGACGCAACAGGTTCAAGCTGACCGTATTGAAATTGTATTGGAAGAGAGAAGTGACAACTACTTCCCTCCAATGTCTAAAGCAATGATGGAAACCCGTTCGGGCCTGACTCGTCGTAAGCTTGATGATGCTATTAATAAAATGGAGACAGCAGGTCACCAGTTTACAAAGAATAATGCCAATCATTATTCGATTACGTTAGAAGAAGCACACATGCTGATGGATGCGGCTGAAGTGCCTAAATTCCATGAGCGCAAGAAAAGTACAGGCAATAAGCCTTGGATTATTAATGTACAGAACCAGAAGGGCGGAACTGGTAAATCGATGACTGCCGTTCATCTGGCTGCATGTCTGGCACTTAACTTAGATAAACGTTACCGTATCTGTCTGATTGACCTGGATCCGCAGGGTTCTCTGCGTTTATTCCTGAACCCACAGATCAGTGTGGCCGAACATGACAACATCTACTCTGCAGTGGATATCATGCTGGGTAATGTTCCTGATGGTGTAGAAATAGACCGCGAGTTTTTGCATAAGAATGTCATGCTTCCGACTCAATACCCGAACTTGAAATCTATTTCTGCTTTTCCTGAAGATGCAATGTTTAACGCTGAAGCCTGGCAAACATTATCTGAGGACCCGTCTTTAGATATTGTTCGCCTTTTAAAAGAGCAGCTGATCGATAAAATTGCGGATGACTTTGATATCATCATGATAGATACCGGTCCGCACGTTGACCCGCTAGTATGGAATGCAATGTATGCTTCTAACGCGTTGTTGATCCCATGTGCCGCAAAACGTCTTGACTGGGCATCAACAGTAAACTTCTTCCAGCATTTGCCTACGGTATATGAAATGTTCCCGGAAGACTGGAATGGTCTTGAGTTTGTACGCCTAATGCCGACCATGTTCGAGGACGATAATAAGAAGCAAGTTTCTGTTCTTACTGAAATGAACTATCTTCTTGGTGACCAGGTTATGATGGCAACCATCCCGCGTAGCCGAGCATTCGAAACCTGTGCTGATACCTACAGTACAGTCTTTGATTTAACAGTGAGTGATTTTGAGGGTGGTAAGAAAACACTCGCAACCGCTCAAGACGCTGTTCATAAGAGCTCACTTGAACTAGAGCGCGTGCTGCACTCTAACTGGCCGTCATTGAATCAGGGGTAA
- a CDS encoding FapA family protein: MWKQCLEWSEDKTGIIARVSGSMEVVGEFAEQELLEQLASMNAGSLFVIEEQVSQFIEFTQDRKPQAFEGIVIAQRRNAQVDVELSNNDMLASMIVTGAYGGRGLRGEEIVKALAEARVTKGINKLALKKVLLVSNQLKPGASFTQPVAVGKHPLKGNDAIFKPLVKDITKRILKPKQGQTAADKIDLRNLGETISVNIGDEVMRRTPATKGTPGFTVQGRVVPPQAGKDSPIKPGKGTEISKNDPNLLIASTSGTPLIKNKTIEVDNALYLNNVGVNTGHVKFKGNVIIGGNIESGMIVQATGSITVGGFIESAQVQAHDDIQVGKGIIGHTVSDGQPRSCQVKTKGSIRANYAQYCDLTSGEDIELAVHCMNNDINCGRNLIVLDVGERNGTLSGGHAKVAKKVLCLQLGVEGDTATKVEAFTDYGTYKEQIANLKEQYKNAQSGTMDVIRKELEYKKQPKSQRNETELTDIEALKEKNNLLLDEVRIKLEHAETAFELALRENVVKAKERVFSRVTVQFNNEKVTTKRTHGGCSFRFNQYEIQVSASLEEDSVPA, encoded by the coding sequence ATGTGGAAACAGTGTCTTGAGTGGTCGGAAGACAAAACAGGAATAATTGCCCGTGTGTCGGGTAGCATGGAAGTTGTCGGTGAGTTTGCTGAACAAGAGCTGTTAGAGCAACTTGCATCGATGAATGCGGGCTCGTTGTTCGTAATTGAGGAGCAAGTCTCTCAATTTATTGAATTCACACAAGACAGAAAACCACAGGCTTTTGAAGGCATAGTTATTGCGCAGAGAAGAAATGCGCAGGTTGATGTTGAGTTATCTAACAATGACATGCTGGCCAGCATGATAGTTACCGGAGCTTATGGCGGTAGGGGATTGCGTGGCGAGGAAATTGTAAAAGCTCTCGCCGAGGCTAGAGTGACAAAAGGCATCAACAAGTTAGCACTGAAAAAAGTCTTGCTAGTGAGCAATCAGCTTAAACCCGGCGCATCGTTCACACAGCCAGTAGCGGTTGGCAAACATCCTCTCAAAGGTAACGATGCCATTTTTAAGCCTTTGGTTAAAGATATTACAAAGCGTATCCTCAAACCGAAACAAGGACAGACTGCGGCTGATAAAATAGATTTAAGAAACCTCGGAGAAACGATATCGGTTAATATCGGCGATGAGGTCATGCGCCGTACTCCTGCTACAAAAGGCACTCCAGGCTTCACTGTTCAAGGGCGTGTCGTTCCACCACAAGCAGGGAAAGACTCACCCATCAAACCAGGAAAGGGAACCGAGATCAGTAAAAATGACCCCAATCTATTGATCGCTTCTACTTCCGGAACTCCCCTTATCAAGAATAAAACCATCGAAGTCGATAATGCGCTTTATCTCAATAACGTCGGAGTGAATACCGGCCACGTCAAGTTCAAAGGCAATGTGATTATTGGCGGAAACATTGAATCAGGCATGATAGTCCAGGCTACAGGTTCAATTACTGTTGGCGGATTTATTGAATCTGCTCAGGTTCAGGCGCACGATGATATTCAAGTTGGCAAAGGTATTATTGGTCATACTGTCAGTGACGGACAACCACGAAGCTGTCAGGTGAAAACCAAAGGTTCAATCAGAGCTAATTATGCACAATACTGCGATTTGACCTCAGGAGAAGATATTGAACTCGCAGTGCACTGCATGAACAATGACATTAACTGTGGTAGAAACCTGATTGTGCTTGATGTTGGGGAGCGGAATGGCACGTTAAGTGGTGGCCACGCTAAAGTGGCGAAAAAGGTTTTATGTCTGCAACTTGGTGTTGAAGGGGATACGGCGACAAAAGTAGAAGCTTTTACTGATTACGGTACTTATAAAGAACAAATCGCTAATTTAAAAGAACAATATAAAAATGCGCAAAGTGGTACGATGGATGTTATTCGTAAAGAGCTAGAATATAAAAAACAACCAAAATCGCAGCGAAATGAAACAGAATTGACAGACATTGAAGCTCTGAAAGAGAAAAATAATCTATTACTTGATGAGGTAAGGATTAAGCTTGAGCACGCTGAAACCGCGTTTGAACTTGCTTTGCGAGAGAATGTTGTTAAAGCGAAAGAGCGTGTTTTTTCTCGCGTAACGGTTCAGTTTAATAATGAGAAGGTTACAACCAAACGTACCCATGGCGGTTGCTCATTCCGATTCAACCAATATGAAATCCAAGTGTCTGCGAGCCTTGAAGAAGATAGTGTGCCAGCTTAG
- a CDS encoding replication initiator protein RctB domain-containing protein, with product MTADEKILIKAPRSHKDGHLFEVHESSADWVEQYQHFKGVTKSILELLNLISLRGFSSKDGLVSTTEIVEATDGQLTRAALQQRLRAAVNIGLFTQTPVRFEEGLAGKTMLHKFVNPNKLISALGATSLVTEKVRQNEKQKRSKALAQTQVNKRLLNEHGLNTPPMMKDEADQFVVSPTNWAGIIDQALAPPRTRKSYQKSMVSISGTKAVIETRSSKNIMTVDDLMTLFALFTLTVQYHDHHKDQYHLDAAHVPNKTPLYITDILSLRGKKDSGPARDSIRDSIDRIEFTDFQLHELTGRWLSENMPEGFKSDRFRFLARTITASEEAPVEGSDGEIRIKPNLYILVWEPSFYEELLTRDYFFLFPPEILKQHTLVFQLYSFFRSRMVRRHADCMLLSELNQKLARNIEWRRFSMDLIRELRRLSDGKGTHDLFVVNLWGYHLTIETIAENDKVMDYQVDIKCDVEEVLRYSRARTTNAGKRNMAPTLPNPLRNEMVTKQQLEELSGIIDGEFEPIQRKAPSPRGNLGRRVKQRKHLVEINADEITITLSKYTSSEALERSITALSAMTGHSYASIKEECSEYVDKLDWLRVGDEPVPYETLSKTVELFNAQNDIKHLTIERLIAGLAVRRKVCRQIFDGHLDEMVYRALDEMAI from the coding sequence ATGACAGCTGATGAAAAAATTCTGATTAAAGCCCCGAGAAGCCACAAAGACGGCCATCTTTTTGAAGTACACGAATCTTCTGCCGACTGGGTTGAGCAATATCAACATTTCAAAGGGGTGACCAAAAGCATCTTAGAGTTGCTTAATCTAATTTCATTACGAGGTTTCAGTAGCAAAGACGGGCTGGTATCAACAACTGAAATTGTAGAAGCCACAGACGGTCAGTTAACTCGAGCAGCACTTCAACAAAGACTGCGCGCAGCAGTTAATATCGGTTTATTTACCCAGACACCTGTTCGTTTTGAAGAGGGATTAGCTGGTAAAACGATGTTACACAAGTTCGTTAATCCTAATAAGCTCATTTCGGCGCTTGGAGCTACGAGCCTGGTGACTGAAAAAGTTCGTCAGAACGAAAAACAAAAACGTTCTAAAGCACTGGCACAGACACAAGTAAACAAACGTTTGTTAAATGAACATGGTCTGAATACACCGCCGATGATGAAAGATGAAGCTGATCAATTTGTCGTATCTCCGACTAACTGGGCTGGGATCATCGACCAAGCACTAGCTCCGCCTCGCACTCGTAAAAGTTATCAGAAATCCATGGTATCAATATCCGGCACTAAGGCTGTGATAGAAACACGATCATCCAAAAATATCATGACGGTGGATGATCTTATGACGCTGTTTGCTCTGTTTACCCTGACGGTGCAGTATCATGATCATCATAAAGATCAGTATCACCTCGATGCTGCCCATGTTCCGAACAAGACACCGCTGTACATTACCGATATTTTGTCACTGCGAGGCAAAAAAGACAGTGGTCCTGCACGTGATTCCATTCGTGACAGTATCGACCGAATTGAATTTACCGACTTTCAACTGCATGAACTGACTGGTCGCTGGTTAAGTGAAAATATGCCAGAAGGTTTTAAGAGTGATCGATTCAGATTCCTTGCCAGAACGATCACGGCATCAGAAGAAGCACCTGTAGAAGGCAGCGACGGTGAAATCAGGATCAAACCAAATCTGTATATCCTGGTTTGGGAACCGTCATTCTACGAAGAATTACTCACGCGTGATTATTTCTTCCTCTTCCCGCCAGAGATTCTTAAGCAGCATACGCTAGTATTCCAGCTGTACTCGTTTTTCCGCAGCCGGATGGTACGTCGTCATGCCGACTGTATGTTACTAAGTGAGCTGAATCAGAAATTAGCACGCAACATAGAATGGCGCCGTTTCTCTATGGATCTGATCCGTGAGTTAAGACGACTGTCTGATGGTAAAGGGACGCATGATCTTTTTGTGGTGAACTTGTGGGGCTATCATCTGACGATCGAAACCATCGCTGAAAATGATAAAGTCATGGACTACCAGGTCGACATCAAATGTGATGTCGAAGAAGTGCTGCGTTATTCAAGAGCTCGCACCACCAACGCAGGAAAGCGCAACATGGCTCCTACGCTGCCAAACCCACTTCGCAATGAGATGGTCACCAAGCAGCAGCTCGAAGAGCTCTCAGGTATCATTGACGGCGAATTTGAGCCTATCCAGCGTAAAGCTCCGTCTCCGCGTGGCAATTTAGGTCGCCGGGTGAAGCAAAGGAAGCATCTGGTAGAGATCAATGCGGATGAAATTACGATCACGCTATCTAAATATACCTCTTCAGAGGCCCTGGAACGCAGTATAACGGCTCTTTCAGCAATGACAGGGCATTCCTATGCCTCAATCAAGGAAGAATGCTCTGAGTACGTTGACAAGCTCGATTGGCTTAGAGTAGGGGATGAGCCCGTACCATACGAAACACTGAGCAAAACCGTAGAGTTATTTAATGCGCAAAACGACATCAAACATCTCACAATTGAGCGTTTGATTGCTGGCTTAGCTGTTCGTCGCAAGGTATGCAGACAAATTTTTGATGGCCATTTGGATGAGATGGTCTATCGGGCACTTGATGAGATGGCAATTTAG